TTATCTCCAAAATGTCCTCAATCTCATTGAGAAACATAACTTCCTTTGGAGAATTGACTTTGGGCCAATACTTAAGAAGGCCATTCACAACATCCTCCGTGAGCTTctcatctttttcaataaatTGAACAACGCAATATGCTAACTGTGGATGATATAGGGAAAGTGATCGTGCCTTATGCAAAGGAATCAAGATTCGACATAAAAAATTCTTGTGTTCCTCTTTAAGTGGAAGAGCAAATCCGTTGATAATTGAGCCTAATATTTCAAGTAGTTCAGGAATACCGTTGAATCGCCCAGTCTCATAGAtgaattggagaaagatattgttgataGAACGGCGAATAAAAGCTCGCAATGATAAAAACTTACCATAAATTCGATGGAGTACAGTTTTCAGGCAgtctctttcttttggatctTCACTGTCGAACAATTCCAACATTGTGAGAACAAATTTATGATCAATGAACTGTTTGGCAATGGTGTGGTTGAAGTCGGGAGACTGGACAAAAGTGAGGAAAAAATCATAGACCGCCTGCATGTGAGGCCACGACAATTCAAAGACGggttcatcttcatccgGATCATAAATGTCTCCGATGGGATTTACAGGTGGAGGAATAGGTCGGAAAATATTGGTCTTGAACATTGTAACCACATGCTGGTATATTTCTTCAGTGTAAGTAAACTCGTTAGATGCAATGAAATTGGTCAACTCTTGCAACGTCATGGTTTTCAGTTCCTTGTTCGTAAGTTCAGATGATGGATCACTAAAGTCGAACATGACGTTACATTGGTcgactttttcaatgaaaagATCCAACCGTTCTTCAACGGGGACCTCATGAAAGGTTGGAAGCCGTTTAAATTCCACAGTGCCACTTGATGGCTCAAATCGGGAAGAGTTATGCCTCTTTGGAGTCTTTATTAAATCAATGTCTGTGTGGTGCTGTGGTGATGGATAGTTCTCAAAAGAGTGCAAACTGTGAGGCACCTCTAGTGGATCAGTAATGGGCGCATGTATATCAACTTGGACGCCATTCACGTTTGAATTGCTACTGGGAGGGTCAGTCTGCTGTTGACTTATGGATACAGCAATAGGAGTCTGAACCTTCGGAGTGAGCAATGTGGGAGTCGTAGGAGTCTTCCGTTTAtccttttccttttccttATCCCTGGAATTCTTCTCTGAGTTTGTAGGCTTCTTGTCTTTGCTACTGGATGAAGATGCACCTCC
This window of the Komagataella phaffii GS115 chromosome 2, complete sequence genome carries:
- a CDS encoding B-type regulatory subunit of protein phosphatase 2A (PP2A), whose translation is MMKSFKKLTRAKSTSSNSKKKDASVSSGGASSSSSKDKKPTNSEKNSRDKEKEKDKRKTPTTPTLLTPKVQTPIAVSISQQQTDPPSSNSNVNGVQVDIHAPITDPLEVPHSLHSFENYPSPQHHTDIDLIKTPKRHNSSRFEPSSGTVEFKRLPTFHEVPVEERLDLFIEKVDQCNVMFDFSDPSSELTNKELKTMTLQELTNFIASNEFTYTEEIYQHVVTMFKTNIFRPIPPPVNPIGDIYDPDEDEPVFELSWPHMQAVYDFFLTFVQSPDFNHTIAKQFIDHKFVLTMLELFDSEDPKERDCLKTVLHRIYGKFLSLRAFIRRSINNIFLQFIYETGRFNGIPELLEILGSIINGFALPLKEEHKNFLCRILIPLHKARSLSLYHPQLAYCVVQFIEKDEKLTEDVVNGLLKYWPKVNSPKEVMFLNEIEDILEIMKPSEFLKIDTPLFAQLAKCISSPHFQVSEKALCFWNSDRFLGLIAEDNENILSILYPSLYEIISQNIPQDQATANSTPTTNTVEVGDDADGDELLDSHYEHESNSYVNLQHQQLISQFQNQQSDVSGGNWNNTITALALGAINFFMELNPELYQKCATLYEEQSHERKKQDAQRAAKWEQLEKLAEERKASLDQNVSSADGNGQGR